In Pseudoalteromonas carrageenovora IAM 12662, the following proteins share a genomic window:
- a CDS encoding PhoH family protein, whose amino-acid sequence MSNQLKTLEIYLEPADNKRLSSLCGPFDENIKRIERRLGVEIIHRDNFFKVTGKLHSSAAAVEILKDLYVSTQPVRGEIGEIEPDNVHLAITESKALEQDVPQSAYGKEMYIKTRRGVIKPRNDNQGLYVANILHHDITFGIGPAGTGKTYLAVAAAVDALERQEIRRILLTRPAVEAGEKLGFLPGDLSQKVDPYLRPLYDALFEMLGFEKVEKLIEKHIIEIAPLAYMRGRTLNDAFIILDESQNTTAEQMKMFLTRIGFNSKAVITGDITQVDLPRGARSGLRHAIEVLDGVEEISFNYFKSHDIVRHPVVGRIVEAYERNDENERLKRIEKQKAKDLLAAQQPPSTKE is encoded by the coding sequence TTGAGTAATCAGTTAAAAACGTTAGAGATTTATTTAGAACCTGCCGACAACAAACGCCTTTCTTCTTTATGTGGCCCGTTTGACGAAAACATCAAACGAATTGAACGCCGCCTAGGTGTTGAAATTATCCACCGCGACAACTTTTTTAAAGTAACAGGTAAACTGCATTCAAGCGCTGCAGCCGTAGAAATCTTAAAAGACTTATACGTGAGTACTCAACCTGTTCGTGGTGAAATTGGTGAAATAGAGCCCGACAACGTACATTTAGCCATTACCGAATCAAAAGCCCTAGAGCAAGATGTACCACAAAGTGCTTACGGCAAAGAAATGTACATTAAAACCCGCCGTGGCGTAATTAAACCGCGCAACGACAACCAAGGTTTATATGTAGCTAACATTTTACATCACGATATTACTTTTGGTATTGGCCCCGCTGGTACAGGTAAAACGTACCTTGCAGTTGCCGCTGCGGTAGATGCACTAGAGCGTCAAGAAATTCGCCGAATATTACTTACTCGCCCAGCAGTAGAAGCCGGTGAAAAGTTAGGTTTTTTACCTGGTGACTTAAGCCAAAAAGTAGACCCATACCTGCGCCCTCTTTACGACGCGTTATTTGAAATGCTGGGTTTTGAAAAAGTAGAAAAACTAATCGAAAAACACATTATTGAAATTGCACCACTTGCTTACATGCGTGGTCGTACACTAAATGATGCGTTTATTATTTTAGATGAAAGCCAAAACACCACCGCCGAGCAAATGAAAATGTTTTTAACCCGTATAGGCTTTAACTCTAAAGCGGTTATTACGGGCGATATAACACAAGTAGATTTACCTCGTGGTGCACGTTCAGGCCTTCGCCACGCAATAGAAGTACTCGACGGCGTTGAAGAAATTAGCTTTAACTACTTTAAATCGCACGACATAGTACGCCATCCTGTGGTTGGCCGCATTGTAGAAGCCTACGAGCGTAACGACGAAAACGAGCGACTTAAACGTATAGAAAAGCAAAAAGCCAAAGACTTATTGGCCGCTCAACAGCCACCTTCTACTAAAGAGTAA
- the miaB gene encoding tRNA (N6-isopentenyl adenosine(37)-C2)-methylthiotransferase MiaB translates to MSKKLHIKTWGCQMNEYDSQKMAELLDATNGYQLTEDATDADVILLNTCSIREKAQEKVFHQLGRWKLLKDDKPDLIIGVGGCVASQEGDSIRQRAPFVDVIFGPQTLHRLPEMIKQVQGDKGSSVVDISFPEIEKFDRLPEPKAEGPSAFVSIMEGCSKYCTFCVVPYTRGEEVSRPVDDVLLEVAQLAEQGVREVNLLGQNVNAYRGDTHDGDICYFSDLIRLIAAIDGIDRIRYTTSHPVEFTPDIIDVYADVPELVDHLHLPVQSGSDRILNLMKRGHTAIEYKSTIRKLRKIRPNLSMSSDFIIGFPGESKTDFEATMNLINDIGFDMSFSFIYSARPGTPAADLPDDVTEQEKKERLYLLQNRITQMAQQISRQMFDTEQRILVEGPSKKNPMELRGRTENNRVVNFVGPHTVIGQFVDVRITEALPNSLRGDLIRTESEMNLRREIAPSAILTKAASVEPKIETTNEIGVATFVP, encoded by the coding sequence ATGAGCAAAAAGCTGCATATCAAAACCTGGGGTTGTCAGATGAACGAGTATGACTCTCAGAAAATGGCTGAACTTCTAGATGCTACCAACGGCTACCAGCTAACTGAAGATGCAACAGATGCCGACGTAATATTACTTAACACCTGTTCGATTCGTGAAAAAGCGCAAGAAAAAGTATTTCACCAATTAGGTCGTTGGAAATTATTAAAAGACGACAAGCCAGATTTAATTATTGGTGTTGGTGGTTGTGTTGCCTCACAAGAAGGTGATTCTATTCGCCAGCGTGCGCCATTTGTCGATGTTATTTTTGGCCCACAAACACTGCACCGTTTACCAGAAATGATTAAGCAAGTGCAAGGCGATAAAGGCTCATCGGTTGTTGATATTTCGTTCCCAGAGATTGAAAAGTTTGACCGTTTACCAGAGCCAAAAGCCGAAGGCCCTTCTGCATTTGTATCAATTATGGAAGGGTGTTCTAAGTACTGTACTTTTTGTGTTGTACCTTACACCCGTGGTGAAGAAGTTAGCCGCCCAGTAGATGACGTACTACTAGAAGTAGCACAACTTGCTGAGCAAGGCGTACGTGAAGTAAACCTTCTAGGTCAAAACGTAAATGCATACCGTGGTGATACTCACGATGGCGACATTTGCTATTTCTCAGATTTAATTCGTTTAATCGCCGCAATTGACGGTATTGACCGTATTCGTTATACCACATCGCACCCAGTAGAATTTACGCCAGACATCATCGACGTATACGCTGATGTGCCAGAGCTTGTCGATCACTTACACTTACCAGTGCAAAGTGGTTCAGATCGCATTCTTAATTTAATGAAGCGCGGCCACACAGCAATTGAATACAAATCAACTATTCGTAAGTTACGTAAAATTCGCCCTAACTTAAGCATGTCGTCAGATTTCATTATTGGTTTCCCAGGTGAAAGCAAAACAGACTTTGAAGCCACTATGAACCTAATTAACGATATTGGTTTTGATATGAGCTTTAGCTTTATTTACAGTGCACGCCCGGGTACACCAGCGGCTGACTTGCCAGATGACGTAACAGAGCAAGAGAAAAAAGAGCGCTTATACCTACTACAAAACCGCATTACACAAATGGCGCAACAAATTAGCCGCCAAATGTTTGATACAGAGCAACGTATTTTAGTTGAAGGTCCTTCTAAAAAGAACCCAATGGAATTACGTGGCCGTACCGAAAACAACCGTGTAGTTAACTTTGTTGGCCCACACACAGTGATCGGACAGTTTGTTGATGTACGTATTACCGAAGCACTACCAAACTCTTTACGTGGTGATTTAATTCGTACAGAATCAGAAATGAACTTACGACGTGAAATTGCGCCTTCGGCTATTTTAACTAAAGCTGCAAGCGTTGAGCCAAAAATTGAAACAACAAACGAAATTGGCGTAGCTACTTTCGTACCTTAG